A window of the Linepithema humile isolate Giens D197 chromosome 4, Lhum_UNIL_v1.0, whole genome shotgun sequence genome harbors these coding sequences:
- the LOC136999220 gene encoding LOW QUALITY PROTEIN: NADH-ubiquinone oxidoreductase chain 5-like (The sequence of the model RefSeq protein was modified relative to this genomic sequence to represent the inferred CDS: inserted 1 base in 1 codon; substituted 4 bases at 4 genomic stop codons), with protein MQFVHIRQIRLRAYHIIKSILKRKPIFVFVECWQRCLRQLHPTARITCSVVSLLFMGFVLLISSIIFLYRYFFVXMGIXYINRFILLVFMFIISIIIIILSPNIFRILFGXDGLGLVSYSLVIYYQNYMSYNSSIVTVLCNRIGDVGLLISIGLIVIYGRXNIFILDNNIVIIFLILAAITKRAQIPFSSXLPIAIAAPTPVSALVHSSTLVTTGVYLIIIMANLFTRSDATRA; from the exons ATGCAGTTTGTCCATATCAGACAAATCCGACTGCGAGCCTAccatattattaaaagcattCTTAAAAGAAAGCCAATTTTCGTATTTGTCGAATGTTGGCAACGATGCCTGCGGCAACTTCATCCGACGGCGCGTATTACCTGTTCCGttgtatctttattatttatgggatttgttttattaatttcatcaataatttttttatatagatatttttttgtatagatgggga aatatataaatcgttttatacttttagtttttatgtttattatatctataattattataattttaagtcctaatatttttagaattttatttgggTAGGATGGTTTAGGATTGGTATCTTATtctttagttatttattatcagaATTATATGTCTTATAATTCGAGTATAGTAACTGTATTGTGTAATCGGATTGGAGATGTGGGGTTATTAATATCTATTGGTCTAATAGTTATATATGGaagatgaaatatatttatattagataataatattgtaataatatttttaattttggctGCTATAACTAAAAGGGCTCaaattcctttttcttcttgatTACCTATAGCTATAGCAGCCCCTACTCCTGTGTCTGCTTTAGTTCATTCTTCTACATTAGTTACTACTGGGgtctatttaataattatcatggCGAACCTCTTTACTCGAAGCGATGCTACTCGTGCCTGA